One genomic region from Ralstonia pickettii DTP0602 encodes:
- a CDS encoding 4-alpha-glucanotransferase (K00705: malQ; 4-alpha-glucanotransferase [EC:2.4.1.25]) — MTRRTHRSAAPPPAPLQKLALRAGLLPHWTDAWNQPQAVSDDALRRVLNGLGLPCATGGQCEASRAWLAADDAIHALPPLITAERGKPVAVPWPHTLPQRAYRLTLEDGAIIAGTAVRGNDDSARGNDGTMLLPAIDVCGYHRLELGDAHTVLAVAPPRCYGVADALRHAGRTGTDPRARPWGLAVQLYSLRRGAPCGMGDLSALAQCCVSAAGAHADAVAINPLHAGFAALPERYSPYAPSSRLFLNPLYADPAALFGQAALDAAIAALGAGEALAALEARTEIDWIALAPLRYAILQWLWQRRETLLPRAALDDCAAFRARGGTALHAHACYEAIQAQRLADSANGLNHNAAPDWRCWPVTLRSPADAAVAGFAQAHADEVAYHAFLQWIAADGMARAQRAAREAGMAIGIVSDLAVGADPGGSQAWTRQQEILAGVHAGAPPDVYNPLGQDWGVAVFSPRGLRQHGFAAFLEMLRANLAHAGGLRIDHVLGLARMWLVPAGAPASDGAYLRYPLEDLLRLVALESWRHRAIIIGENLGTVPPELNAALSARGVLGIDVLWFQRKEDSGDSEDSAPADTGDEVRKPDDTVPAFLPPAQWPADAIATTSTHDLPTVAGWWAGRDLDWRERLQLLAPGETIEQAHAGRARERSALWQALCDAGLCSGPEPGPAHAPLNAVLAWLGTARTALRVVPLEDLLGEAEQPNLPGTTSVHPNWQRRLDADVRALADTPEVRARAEAVRSGRHGARHPPPRR, encoded by the coding sequence ATGACCCGACGTACGCACCGCAGCGCCGCGCCGCCCCCCGCGCCACTGCAGAAGCTGGCGCTGCGCGCTGGCCTGCTGCCGCACTGGACGGATGCCTGGAACCAGCCACAGGCCGTCTCCGACGACGCGCTGCGGCGCGTGCTCAACGGCCTCGGCCTGCCCTGCGCCACCGGCGGCCAGTGCGAGGCCTCGCGCGCGTGGCTGGCCGCCGACGATGCCATCCATGCGCTGCCGCCGCTCATCACCGCCGAACGCGGCAAGCCGGTAGCCGTGCCATGGCCCCACACGCTGCCGCAACGCGCATACCGGCTGACGCTGGAAGACGGCGCCATCATCGCCGGCACCGCGGTGCGCGGCAACGATGACAGCGCACGCGGCAACGACGGCACCATGCTGCTGCCCGCCATCGACGTATGCGGCTACCACCGGCTGGAACTGGGCGATGCGCACACCGTGCTGGCGGTGGCGCCGCCGCGCTGCTATGGCGTGGCCGATGCCCTGCGCCATGCCGGGCGCACCGGCACCGATCCGCGCGCGCGGCCCTGGGGCCTGGCGGTGCAGCTTTACAGCCTGCGCCGCGGCGCGCCCTGCGGCATGGGCGACCTGAGCGCGCTGGCGCAGTGCTGCGTGAGCGCGGCCGGCGCGCATGCCGATGCCGTGGCGATCAACCCGCTGCACGCGGGCTTTGCCGCGCTGCCCGAGCGCTACAGCCCGTATGCGCCGTCCAGCCGCCTGTTCCTGAACCCGCTCTATGCCGACCCGGCCGCGTTGTTCGGCCAGGCCGCGTTGGACGCCGCCATCGCCGCGCTGGGCGCGGGCGAGGCGCTGGCCGCGCTGGAGGCGCGCACCGAGATCGACTGGATCGCGCTGGCGCCGCTGCGCTACGCGATCCTGCAGTGGCTGTGGCAGCGCCGCGAGACGCTGCTGCCGCGCGCGGCGCTGGATGACTGCGCCGCCTTCCGCGCGCGCGGCGGCACCGCGCTGCACGCGCACGCCTGCTACGAGGCGATCCAGGCGCAGCGCCTGGCCGACAGCGCCAACGGCCTGAACCACAACGCCGCGCCGGACTGGCGCTGCTGGCCGGTGACGCTGCGCTCCCCGGCCGATGCCGCGGTGGCCGGCTTTGCGCAGGCCCATGCCGACGAGGTGGCCTACCACGCCTTCCTGCAGTGGATCGCCGCCGACGGGATGGCGCGTGCGCAGCGCGCCGCGCGCGAGGCCGGCATGGCCATCGGCATCGTGTCTGACCTGGCGGTGGGCGCCGACCCCGGCGGCAGCCAGGCCTGGACACGCCAGCAGGAGATCCTGGCGGGCGTGCATGCGGGCGCGCCGCCGGACGTGTACAACCCGCTGGGGCAGGACTGGGGCGTCGCGGTGTTCTCGCCGCGCGGGTTGCGCCAGCATGGCTTTGCCGCCTTCCTGGAAATGCTGCGCGCCAACCTGGCCCATGCCGGCGGGTTGCGCATCGACCATGTGCTGGGGCTGGCGCGCATGTGGCTGGTCCCGGCCGGCGCCCCGGCCAGCGATGGCGCCTACCTGCGCTATCCGCTGGAAGACCTGCTGCGGCTGGTGGCGCTGGAGTCGTGGCGGCACCGCGCCATCATCATCGGCGAGAACCTCGGCACGGTGCCGCCGGAGCTGAATGCGGCGCTGTCGGCGCGCGGCGTGCTGGGGATCGACGTGCTGTGGTTCCAGCGCAAGGAGGACAGTGGGGACAGTGAGGACAGTGCACCGGCCGATACCGGCGACGAAGTCCGGAAACCGGACGACACCGTCCCGGCCTTCCTGCCACCCGCCCAGTGGCCGGCAGATGCCATCGCCACCACCTCCACGCACGACCTGCCCACTGTAGCCGGCTGGTGGGCCGGCCGCGACCTGGACTGGCGCGAGCGGCTGCAACTGCTGGCGCCCGGCGAAACCATCGAACAGGCCCACGCCGGCCGCGCGCGCGAACGCAGCGCGCTGTGGCAGGCGCTGTGCGACGCCGGCCTGTGCAGCGGCCCTGAGCCGGGCCCGGCCCATGCGCCGCTCAACGCCGTGCTGGCGTGGCTGGGCACGGCGCGGACCGCACTGCGCGTGGTGCCGCTGGAAGACCTGCTGGGCGAGGCCGAGCAGCCCAACCTGCCCGGCACCACCAGTGTCCATCCCAACTGGCAACGGCGCCTGGATGCCGACGTGCGTGCGCTGGCCGACACGCCCGAGGTACGCGCCCGCGCCGAAGCCGTGCGCAGTGGCCGCCACGGCGCGCGGCATCCCCCGCCGCGCCGCTAG
- a CDS encoding glycogen branching protein (catalyzes the transfer of a segment of a 1,4-alpha-D-glucan chain to a primary hydroxy group in a similar glucan chain~K00700: glgB; 1,4-alpha-glucan branching enzyme [EC:2.4.1.18]), producing the protein MSPPTTSTRSAGMLPGHELDALLGARHHDPFAVLGPHPDGDGALVRACLPGAVSVQLADASGTPLAPMEPLHGGGVFAGRLPARERQAHATDYRLRVEWPDGSEQCAADPYAFGLLLGELDLHLIAEGRHFKLGECLGAQWECVDGIDGVRFAVWAPNARRVSVIGDFNGWHPARHPMRLRHPSGIWELFVPAALGAGPGCRYKYDLLDPHGTELPDKADPLALATEPPPETASVVTAPGKSAPPFDWHDADWMARRDAANPYASPMSVYEVHVLSWLRAANDTQRGWEILAERLVPYVQELGFTHIELLPITEHPFGGSWGYQPLSLYAPTARLGPPQAFAAFVDRCHQAGIGVILDWVPAHFPTDPHGLARFDGTALYEHMDPREGFHQDWNTLIYNLGRNEVRGFLLAGALHWLEHFHADGLRVDAVASMLYRDYSREPGQWVPNRFGGRENLEAVDFVRELNTVVHERCPGALTIAEESTAWPGVTASVASGGLGFDFKWNMGWMHDTLRYLGHEPVHRAWHHQDMTFGLVYAWSEAFVLPLSHDEVVHGKGSMIGKVPGDEWQRFAGLRAYYGFMWTHPGKKLLFMGGELAQWQEWNHDAELDWALLDHPMHRGMHTLVRDLNRLYRELPALHALDHSPEGFQWVVGDDNHNSVFAWLRRAAAGSREVVLVVANMTPVPRYGYRLGVPFAGPWQECLNTDAECYGGSNVGNGGAVTAVDVPSHGQPASLALTLPPLATLVLRLDRVDGGAQGAAT; encoded by the coding sequence ATGAGCCCGCCCACGACAAGTACCCGCAGCGCGGGCATGCTGCCGGGGCACGAACTGGATGCCCTGCTCGGCGCGCGCCACCACGACCCCTTTGCCGTGCTGGGTCCGCATCCCGATGGCGACGGCGCGCTGGTGCGCGCCTGCCTGCCGGGCGCGGTCTCGGTGCAGCTGGCCGATGCCAGCGGCACGCCGCTGGCGCCGATGGAGCCGCTGCACGGCGGCGGCGTCTTTGCCGGGCGCCTGCCCGCGCGCGAGCGCCAGGCCCACGCCACCGACTACCGGCTGCGTGTGGAATGGCCCGACGGCTCCGAACAGTGCGCCGCCGACCCCTATGCCTTCGGCCTGCTGCTGGGCGAGCTGGACCTGCACCTGATCGCCGAGGGCCGGCACTTCAAGCTCGGCGAGTGCCTGGGCGCGCAATGGGAGTGCGTGGACGGTATCGACGGGGTGCGCTTCGCGGTGTGGGCGCCGAATGCGCGGCGTGTGTCGGTGATCGGGGATTTCAACGGCTGGCATCCGGCGCGGCACCCGATGCGGCTGCGCCATCCCAGCGGCATCTGGGAGCTGTTCGTGCCGGCGGCGCTGGGCGCCGGGCCGGGCTGCCGCTACAAGTACGACCTGCTCGACCCGCACGGCACCGAGCTGCCCGACAAGGCCGATCCGCTCGCGCTCGCCACCGAGCCGCCGCCTGAGACCGCTTCCGTGGTGACCGCGCCCGGCAAGAGCGCGCCGCCCTTCGACTGGCACGACGCCGACTGGATGGCGCGCCGCGACGCCGCCAACCCCTACGCATCGCCGATGTCGGTCTACGAGGTCCACGTCCTGTCGTGGCTGCGCGCGGCCAACGACACGCAACGCGGCTGGGAGATCCTGGCCGAGCGGCTGGTGCCATACGTGCAGGAACTGGGCTTCACCCATATCGAACTGCTGCCGATCACCGAGCATCCGTTTGGCGGCTCGTGGGGCTACCAGCCGCTGTCGCTGTATGCGCCCACCGCGCGCCTGGGCCCGCCGCAGGCCTTCGCCGCCTTTGTCGACCGCTGCCACCAGGCCGGCATCGGCGTGATCCTGGACTGGGTGCCGGCGCACTTCCCCACCGATCCGCACGGGCTGGCGCGCTTCGACGGCACCGCGCTGTACGAGCACATGGACCCGCGCGAAGGCTTCCACCAGGACTGGAACACGCTGATCTACAACCTCGGCCGCAACGAGGTGCGCGGCTTCCTGCTGGCCGGTGCGCTGCACTGGCTGGAGCACTTCCACGCCGACGGCCTGCGCGTGGATGCGGTGGCGTCCATGCTCTACCGCGACTACAGCCGCGAGCCCGGCCAGTGGGTTCCCAACCGCTTCGGCGGCCGCGAAAACCTGGAAGCCGTCGACTTCGTGCGCGAACTGAACACCGTGGTCCACGAACGCTGCCCGGGCGCGCTGACCATCGCCGAGGAATCGACCGCCTGGCCCGGCGTCACCGCCAGCGTCGCCAGCGGCGGGCTGGGCTTCGACTTCAAGTGGAACATGGGCTGGATGCACGACACGCTGCGCTACCTGGGACACGAGCCCGTCCACCGTGCCTGGCACCACCAGGACATGACCTTCGGCCTGGTCTACGCCTGGTCCGAAGCCTTCGTGCTGCCGCTGTCGCATGACGAGGTGGTGCACGGCAAGGGCTCGATGATCGGCAAGGTGCCCGGCGACGAGTGGCAGCGCTTTGCCGGCCTGCGCGCCTACTACGGCTTCATGTGGACCCACCCCGGCAAGAAGCTGCTGTTCATGGGCGGCGAGCTGGCCCAGTGGCAGGAGTGGAACCACGACGCCGAGCTGGACTGGGCGCTGCTGGACCACCCCATGCACCGCGGCATGCACACGCTGGTGCGCGACCTGAACCGGCTCTACCGCGAGCTGCCCGCGCTGCATGCGCTGGACCACAGCCCGGAAGGCTTCCAGTGGGTGGTGGGCGACGACAACCACAACAGCGTCTTTGCCTGGCTGCGGCGCGCCGCGGCGGGCAGCCGCGAGGTGGTCCTGGTGGTGGCCAACATGACGCCCGTGCCGCGCTACGGCTACCGCCTCGGCGTACCCTTTGCCGGCCCCTGGCAGGAATGCCTGAACACCGACGCCGAGTGCTATGGCGGCAGCAATGTCGGCAACGGCGGCGCGGTGACGGCGGTGGACGTGCCCTCGCACGGCCAGCCGGCCTCGCTGGCGCTGACGCTGCCGCCGCTGGCCACGCTGGTGCTGCGGCTCGACCGGGTTGATGGTGGTGCACAAGGCGCGGCGACATGA
- a CDS encoding glycogen phosphorylase (K00688: E2.4.1.1, glgP, PYG; starch phosphorylase [EC:2.4.1.1]), with translation MKDALRPEHADDTRTALSGASLRRAFLDHVFHTQGKLPGHASENDLYQAAAHTVRDRLVQRWISTAEAYLGQPSRTVAYLSAEFLMGPHLGNNLINLGIYDEVREAMAAAGLDLDSILAQEVEPGLGNGGLGRLAACFMDSLATLEIPALGYGIRYEYGIFQQTIIDGMQVEKTDTWLRNGNPWEIQRSEWAVQVRLGGHTEHYTDDRGHYRVRWVPAKTVVGVPFDSPILGYRVNTVNTLRLWRADATEAFDFHTFNRGDYLGAVSKKVTSENLTKVLYPNDETSQGKELRLEQQYFFVACSLQDMLRLLAVDGIPVTRFHEKFAVQLNDTHPAVGIVELMRLLVDDHDLPWNDAWQITQNAFAYTNHTLLPEALEQWPLPLFGRVLPRHLEIILEINARFLDEVRIRFYGDESRLARLSLINEHGERHVRMANLACVGSHAINGVAELHSRLMREDVLKDFYAMWPEKFTSITNGVTPRRWLALSNPRMTRLVSDAIGDGWISDLDQIRALEPYADDAGFREQWQAARHANKVDLAQLIRDTTGVVVDPSSMFDVMVKRIHEYKRQHLAVLHVIALYHRIKSDPNAEIQPRTFLFGGKAAPGYVYAKLMIRFITSVADVINRDPQVRDRLRVVFLPNFNVTYGQQTYPAADLSEQISLAGKEASGTGNMKFAMNGVLNIGTMDGANIELREAVGHDNFFPFGLTAPEVYSLRASGYEPAAYYHSNPQLRAVIDLIQQGFFSRGDPTLFRPLFDPQMQHDPYLLLADFASYIECQQLVSDVFADPQRWQRMSVLSCARSGRFSSDRAIREYCERIWKVESVPVRLLHSASGTPGDVEAGARAA, from the coding sequence ATGAAGGACGCCCTCCGGCCCGAGCATGCCGACGACACCCGTACCGCCCTGTCCGGCGCCAGCCTGCGCCGCGCTTTCCTGGACCACGTGTTCCATACCCAGGGCAAGCTGCCCGGCCACGCCAGCGAGAACGACCTCTACCAGGCCGCGGCGCATACCGTGCGCGACCGCCTGGTGCAGCGCTGGATCAGCACCGCCGAAGCCTATCTGGGCCAGCCCTCGCGCACCGTCGCCTACCTGTCGGCCGAATTCCTGATGGGCCCGCACCTGGGCAATAACCTGATCAACCTGGGCATCTACGACGAGGTGCGCGAGGCCATGGCCGCGGCCGGGCTTGACCTCGACAGTATCCTGGCGCAGGAGGTCGAGCCGGGGCTCGGCAACGGCGGCCTCGGCCGCCTGGCGGCGTGCTTCATGGATTCGCTGGCGACGCTGGAAATCCCCGCGCTCGGCTACGGCATCCGCTACGAATACGGCATCTTCCAGCAGACCATCATAGACGGCATGCAGGTGGAGAAGACCGATACCTGGCTGCGCAACGGCAATCCGTGGGAGATCCAGCGCTCCGAATGGGCGGTGCAGGTGCGCCTGGGCGGGCACACCGAGCACTACACCGACGACCGCGGCCACTACCGCGTGCGCTGGGTGCCGGCCAAGACGGTGGTGGGCGTGCCGTTCGACTCGCCGATCCTGGGCTACCGAGTCAACACCGTGAACACGCTGCGGCTGTGGCGCGCCGACGCCACCGAGGCGTTCGACTTCCACACCTTCAACCGCGGCGACTACCTGGGCGCGGTCAGCAAGAAGGTCACCTCCGAGAACCTGACCAAGGTCCTCTACCCCAACGACGAGACCAGCCAGGGCAAGGAGCTGCGGCTGGAGCAACAGTACTTCTTCGTCGCCTGTTCGCTGCAGGACATGCTGCGGCTGCTGGCCGTCGACGGCATCCCGGTGACGCGCTTCCACGAGAAGTTCGCGGTGCAGCTGAATGACACCCACCCCGCCGTGGGCATTGTCGAGCTGATGCGGCTGCTGGTCGACGACCACGACCTGCCCTGGAACGACGCCTGGCAGATCACGCAAAATGCCTTTGCCTACACCAACCACACGCTGCTGCCCGAGGCACTGGAGCAGTGGCCGCTGCCGCTGTTCGGCCGTGTGCTGCCGCGCCACCTTGAGATCATCCTCGAGATCAACGCGCGCTTTCTCGACGAGGTGCGGATCCGCTTCTACGGCGACGAATCGCGCCTGGCGCGGCTGTCGCTGATCAATGAGCACGGCGAGCGCCATGTGCGCATGGCCAACCTGGCGTGCGTGGGCAGCCACGCCATCAACGGCGTGGCCGAGCTGCACTCGCGGCTGATGCGCGAGGACGTGCTCAAGGATTTCTACGCGATGTGGCCGGAGAAGTTCACCAGCATCACCAACGGCGTCACGCCACGGCGCTGGCTGGCGCTGTCCAACCCGCGGATGACGCGGCTGGTCTCGGATGCGATCGGCGATGGCTGGATTTCAGACCTGGACCAGATCCGCGCGCTTGAACCCTATGCAGACGATGCCGGCTTCCGCGAGCAGTGGCAGGCCGCGCGGCACGCCAACAAGGTCGACCTGGCGCAGCTGATCCGCGACACCACCGGCGTGGTGGTGGACCCTTCCTCGATGTTCGACGTGATGGTCAAGCGCATTCACGAATACAAGCGCCAGCACCTGGCGGTGCTGCACGTGATCGCCTTGTACCACCGCATCAAGTCCGACCCCAACGCCGAAATCCAGCCGCGCACCTTCCTGTTCGGCGGCAAGGCGGCGCCGGGCTACGTGTACGCCAAGCTGATGATCCGCTTTATCACCTCGGTAGCGGACGTGATCAACCGCGACCCGCAGGTGCGCGACCGACTCAGGGTGGTGTTCCTGCCCAACTTCAACGTCACCTACGGGCAGCAAACCTATCCGGCGGCGGACCTGTCCGAGCAGATCTCGCTGGCGGGCAAGGAAGCCTCGGGCACCGGCAACATGAAGTTCGCGATGAACGGCGTGCTCAATATCGGCACCATGGACGGCGCCAATATCGAGCTGCGCGAGGCCGTCGGCCACGACAACTTCTTCCCGTTCGGCCTGACCGCGCCCGAGGTCTATTCGCTGCGCGCCAGCGGCTATGAGCCCGCGGCCTACTACCACAGCAATCCACAACTGCGCGCGGTGATCGACCTGATCCAGCAGGGCTTCTTCTCGCGCGGCGACCCGACGCTGTTCCGCCCGCTGTTCGATCCGCAGATGCAGCACGATCCCTACCTGCTGCTAGCCGACTTCGCCTCGTATATCGAATGCCAGCAACTGGTATCGGATGTGTTTGCCGATCCGCAGCGCTGGCAGCGCATGTCAGTGCTGTCGTGCGCACGCTCGGGCAGGTTTTCCTCGGACCGGGCGATCCGCGAGTATTGCGAGCGCATCTGGAAGGTCGAATCGGTGCCGGTGCGGCTGCTGCACAGCGCCAGCGGCACGCCCGGGGACGTGGAAGCGGGCGCGCGAGCGGCATGA
- a CDS encoding glycogen debranching protein (K02438: treX, glgX; glycogen operon protein [EC:3.2.1.-]): protein MNRPFADRLLPGKPYPLGAHWDGLGVNFAVFSAHASRIDLCLFSENGRKELARLPLPECTDEIWHGYLPNAALGTLYGYRAHGPYDPAHGHRFNPHKLLLDPYARQLSGPVRWADVLFGYRLQSARGDLTPDRRDSAQSMPKAVVIDESFHWGDDRPPAVPWSATVIYEAHLRGLSMLRDDLLPNLRGSFASLCDPRFIDHLVQMGITTVELLPVHAILQDRFLLERGLRNYWGYNTMAYFAPEPAYLGTGQLQECKVAMRRLHAAGIEVILDVVYNHTCEGNEMGPTVSWRGLDNASYYRLMPGDERHYINDTGCGNTLNLSHPRVLQMVMDSLRYWVQGYHVDGFRFDLGSTLGREGNGFDQGSGFFDALMQDPVLSHVKLISEPWDLGPGGYQLGNHPPGFAEWNDKFRDVVRRFWRGDAGKRGELAARLAASADLFDRRHRRPWASVNFITAHDGFTLADLVCYSTKHNEANGEDNRDGTDDNASANWSPDGSIEGPTDDPEILERRSRVAQALMATLLLAQGTPMLTAGDEWGRTQHGNNNAYCQDNEISWLDWKQAQTPGAQPLQHMVRRLLALRRRLHALTGDRFAHGRQEPARGIADIAWFDTDGKPPTPEEWADPEIRTLALRRAAPPPQPERPQLGSLPEEEGDEDDARTVQVTLLLLNAGEADASFRLPEPKLAWTLLFDSSRPEATESELAGEAVGESQTVPGHSLVLLAAPARSRESPHQESPPLGAPQETQE from the coding sequence ATGAACCGACCCTTCGCGGACCGGCTGCTGCCGGGCAAGCCGTATCCCCTGGGCGCCCACTGGGACGGGCTGGGGGTCAACTTCGCGGTGTTCTCGGCGCATGCCTCGCGCATCGACCTGTGCCTGTTCTCAGAGAATGGCCGCAAGGAACTGGCGCGCCTGCCGCTGCCGGAATGCACCGACGAGATCTGGCACGGCTACCTGCCCAACGCGGCGCTCGGCACGCTGTACGGCTACCGCGCGCACGGCCCCTACGATCCCGCGCACGGGCACCGCTTCAACCCGCACAAGCTGCTGCTGGACCCGTACGCGCGCCAGTTGAGCGGCCCGGTGCGCTGGGCGGATGTGCTGTTCGGCTACCGCCTGCAGAGCGCGCGCGGCGACCTGACGCCGGACCGGCGCGACAGCGCCCAGAGCATGCCCAAGGCGGTGGTGATCGACGAGAGCTTCCACTGGGGCGACGACCGCCCGCCCGCGGTGCCGTGGTCCGCCACCGTCATCTATGAAGCCCACCTGCGCGGCCTGTCGATGCTGCGCGACGACCTGTTGCCCAACCTGCGCGGCTCCTTCGCCTCGCTGTGCGACCCGCGCTTTATCGACCACCTGGTGCAGATGGGCATCACCACCGTCGAGCTGCTGCCGGTGCACGCCATCCTGCAGGACCGCTTCCTGCTGGAGCGCGGGCTGCGCAACTATTGGGGCTACAACACCATGGCGTACTTCGCGCCGGAACCGGCCTACCTGGGCACCGGGCAGCTGCAGGAATGCAAGGTGGCGATGCGGCGCCTGCATGCCGCCGGCATCGAAGTGATCCTGGACGTGGTCTACAACCACACCTGCGAGGGCAACGAAATGGGGCCGACGGTATCGTGGCGCGGCCTGGACAACGCCAGCTACTACCGCCTGATGCCGGGCGACGAGCGTCACTACATCAACGACACCGGCTGCGGCAACACGCTCAACCTGTCGCACCCGCGTGTGCTGCAGATGGTGATGGACTCGCTGCGCTACTGGGTGCAGGGCTACCACGTCGACGGCTTCCGCTTCGACCTGGGCAGCACGCTCGGGCGCGAGGGCAACGGCTTCGACCAGGGCTCGGGCTTCTTTGATGCGCTGATGCAGGACCCGGTGCTGAGCCACGTCAAGCTGATCTCGGAACCGTGGGACCTGGGCCCCGGGGGCTACCAGCTCGGCAACCACCCGCCCGGCTTTGCCGAATGGAACGACAAGTTCCGCGACGTGGTGCGCCGCTTCTGGCGCGGCGATGCCGGCAAGCGCGGCGAGCTGGCCGCGCGGCTGGCGGCCTCGGCCGACCTGTTCGACCGGCGCCACCGGCGCCCGTGGGCCAGCGTCAACTTCATCACCGCGCACGACGGCTTCACACTGGCCGACCTGGTCTGCTACAGCACCAAGCACAATGAGGCCAACGGCGAGGACAACCGCGACGGCACTGACGACAACGCCAGCGCCAACTGGAGCCCGGACGGCAGCATCGAAGGCCCCACCGACGACCCCGAGATCCTGGAGCGCCGCAGCCGCGTGGCACAGGCGCTGATGGCCACGCTGCTGCTCGCGCAGGGCACGCCGATGCTGACCGCCGGCGACGAATGGGGCCGCACCCAGCACGGCAACAACAACGCCTACTGCCAGGACAACGAGATATCGTGGCTGGACTGGAAGCAGGCCCAGACGCCCGGCGCACAGCCGCTGCAGCACATGGTGCGCCGCCTGCTCGCGCTGCGCCGGCGGCTGCACGCCCTCACCGGCGACCGCTTCGCGCACGGGCGCCAGGAACCGGCGCGCGGCATTGCCGACATTGCCTGGTTCGATACCGACGGCAAACCGCCCACCCCCGAGGAATGGGCCGACCCGGAAATCCGCACGCTGGCGCTGCGCCGCGCTGCCCCGCCGCCGCAACCTGAGCGCCCGCAGCTGGGCTCGCTGCCGGAAGAGGAGGGGGACGAGGACGATGCGCGCACCGTGCAGGTGACGCTGCTGCTGCTCAACGCCGGCGAGGCCGACGCGTCGTTCCGGCTGCCCGAGCCCAAGCTGGCCTGGACCCTGCTCTTCGACAGCAGCCGGCCCGAAGCCACCGAGTCCGAGCTAGCCGGCGAAGCGGTGGGCGAGAGCCAGACGGTGCCGGGCCATTCGCTGGTGCTGCTGGCCGCCCCAGCCCGCAGCCGCGAGAGCCCGCACCAGGAGAGTCCGCCGCTGGGCGCGCCGCAGGAGACACAGGAATGA